The Dreissena polymorpha isolate Duluth1 chromosome 4, UMN_Dpol_1.0, whole genome shotgun sequence region TCACAGGTGTCACCCATAGGCCAAGTTGTTGACCACTTCATTCGAGTTGAATTCCAGCAACGTGGGTCCCCTCACCTCCATTGTGTTTTCTGGGTCAAGGACGCACCCCAGTATGGAATAAGCTCTGAAGATGAAGTTTTAAAGTTCATTGATAAGAACATCTCTTGTTCCTCCGATGTTCATGATTCAGACAGAGAATACTTAAATCTACAGACACACAAGCACACAAGGTCAtgtaaaaaaatgggaaaaaatgtcTGTAGGTATGGTTTTCCACTACCGCCTATGAGCCAAACACAGATACTTGAACCTCTTGACAGCGACTACCCTAAAGACATGCTCAAGAACCACCATAACAACCTTCAGAAAATACATGCAGTCTTGAAGTCTCTTGTAAAGGATGAAGATATGCCATTCTGCCAATTCCTTGCCAAGTGTGGAGTTTCCGAAGATACCTATATATTAGCTATAAGGTCAGGATTGAAAAGAAAGCAAGTATTCCTTAAAAGACAAGTGAAAGATGTTAGAGTTAATGCTCATAACATGGACATTCTGAGAATATGGCAGGCAAACACAGATCTGCAGTTTGTTTTAGATCCATGGGCTGTATGCGTTTACATTTCAAGCTACATGATGAAGTCTCAAAGAGGAATGAGCAACTTGTTGCGGCAAGCCTGTGAAGAAGCACGAGCAGGGAATCACACAGTCAGACAGAGGATGAGAATCATTTCCAACAAATTCTTGAACCACTGTGAAGTGTCAGCACAAGAGGCTGTCTATCTCTTGCTTCAAATGCCCTTGGTACAGGCTTCACGGGATGTCATATTCATCAACACTTCACCTCCTGAGCAGAGAGTTTTCATTCTGAAGCCAAAAGAACAGCTACAGGGACTACCAGACGATTCCACAGACGTCACATGTTCAGGGTTGCCTGAGAAATATGCTAATCGACCAAAAGTCCTTGAAACAGTGTCACTTGCAGAGTTCGCTGCATTTTTCCAAGAACACGTCTATAGGAAAACAACTACAAAAGAAGATGATTTTGAAAGTGATCAAGTAGATCTCACGGTTGAAAACATCGAACCAGGCATCAAGATACCTATGCCCAATGGGAACTATCTGGTGAAAAGACGTATCCCCAAAGTCATACGATATGTACATTTCTCCAAGGAAAAAGACCCAGAGTTATTCTATAGAGAGCTTTTGATGCTGCATACAGCCTGGAGAAACGAAGAAGATCTGAAAGGAAACAGTGGTGGTTCATATGAACAGGAGTTCCTTAGCAAGGAAACAGAGATCACTGATGCAACAAAGCGGTTTGATCAGTGTGGAGACGATCTTTACAAAGCAGTTATGGAGGTGGATGAGGAGACAGTGCTCGAAGCAATTGATGGAATTGCACCAACATCAAGACAAGCGGAGGAAGATACAAATGCTGAGACATGTGATGCTGCTGAGCACAGCATAATCTTTCCTTCTAAACCAGAACATAAGACATATGACACTGGCATTGATATGGGAATTGGCTCAAATGTCCATCTGGAGGCTATCATCAACAACAGGCTTTCGGATGAAGATTACCATGATCTTGCTATAAACCTCAATAAGGAACAGCAATCATTTTTCTACCATGTCATCCATACTGTGAAAACAAAAACCACTTCATTTCACGTTTTCCTTACTGGAGGGGCTGGGGTGGGCAAAAGTCACTTACTCAAATGTTTGTGCCAAGCTTTGTACAGATATTATGATACTACATGCGGCGAAAACCCAGATGAAATTAAGGTTGTTGTAGGAGCACCTACGGCAAAAGCAGCATTTGGAGTGAGAGGTCATACTCTTCATTCATTATTTGCCTTACCTGCCAACCAGTCCTTGGCGGAGTACCATAAACTGGACCACAGCACTTTGAACACCCTTCGTTGTAGGTATGCCAAACTTCAGATCTTGATTATTGACGAGATATCCATGGTTGGAGTGAACATGTTCAACTTCATAAATTCTAGACTCCAAGAGATATTTGCCACTTCCCAACCTTTTGGGGGTATCAGCCTCTTGGTAGTAGGTGACCTTTTCCAATTGAGACCAGTGCAAGATAGTTGGATTTTCAAAACATCTGATAAAGGGTATGGGCCAATTGCCTCCAACACATGGCAAGACTTGGTAGGCTTATTTGAATTGAAAACAATTATGCGACAAAAAGATGATGCTACCTATGCTGAACTACTCAACAGAGTTCGAGAAGGAAAACAAATTGAATCCGACTTGACAACACTCCAGTCAAAAGTGAAAGAGGCAAAAACCAGCTTCAATTTGTCTGATGTACTTCACTTGTTCACAACCAATGATAAGGTAAATGAACATAATGACTTCTATCTCCAGGCACTGCAGACACAGGGTTGTATGTCATTAGCTGTTGACTACACCATTGGTGATGTGACACCAAGTGCAAAACTTGCTGTTCTAGAAGTAACTATGAATCTACCCCCACAAAAAACACAGAACCTATTGCAACAGCTGCAAATCAA contains the following coding sequences:
- the LOC127876757 gene encoding uncharacterized protein LOC127876757 isoform X1 — encoded protein: MGKNVCRYGFPLPPMSQTQILEPLDSDYPKDMLKNHHNNLQKIHAVLKSLVKDEDMPFCQFLAKCGVSEDTYILAIRSGLKRKQVFLKRQVKDVRVNAHNMDILRIWQANTDLQFVLDPWAVCVYISSYMMKSQRGMSNLLRQACEEARAGNHTVRQRMRIISNKFLNHCEVSAQEAVYLLLQMPLVQASRDVIFINTSPPEQRVFILKPKEQLQGLPDDSTDVTCSGLPEKYANRPKVLETVSLAEFAAFFQEHVYRKTTTKEDDFESDQVDLTVENIEPGIKIPMPNGNYLVKRRIPKVIRYVHFSKEKDPELFYRELLMLHTAWRNEEDLKGNSGGSYEQEFLSKETEITDATKRFDQCGDDLYKAVMEVDEETVLEAIDGIAPTSRQAEEDTNAETCDAAEHSIIFPSKPEHKTYDTGIDMGIGSNVHLEAIINNRLSDEDYHDLAINLNKEQQSFFYHVIHTVKTKTTSFHVFLTGGAGVGKSHLLKCLCQALYRYYDTTCGENPDEIKVVVGAPTAKAAFGVRGHTLHSLFALPANQSLAEYHKLDHSTLNTLRCRYAKLQILIIDEISMVGVNMFNFINSRLQEIFATSQPFGGISLLVVGDLFQLRPVQDSWIFKTSDKGYGPIASNTWQDLVGLFELKTIMRQKDDATYAELLNRVREGKQIESDLTTLQSKVKEAKTSFNLSDVLHLFTTNDKVNEHNDFYLQALQTQGCMSLAVDYTIGDVTPSAKLAVLEVTMNLPPQKTQNLLQQLQIKMSAHYLLVVNIDTTDGLTNGATGVLKHFDSANGKPHTIWIHFTDPSIGGKARQQYKTLFKTHIDRSWTPIFTVDRQFQVGKYRNIKVVRRQFPLKPAAAMTIHKAQGMSIPEVAVSFQGRVQTHMVYVALSRVTSLSGLHLLDLDSKKITVDKLVVQEMERLRQHSLITTLPEDPSSASNKVICLNTRSLHKHITSVRSHSSLLAADILIMQETWALRSDSADYYKLEGFDMPMQCFTQETKDRRPHDGIFIYLKSHIEIHSLTNVHDKNGQAVHLNLSSPTESFEVLAVYRRPNTPLTGFFNLVNQLPLGEKTLISIGDFNVDQLKPSSDLVKLQKFMSLSGLKATPPSETTDYHSSLDHIYVSNLSARTGVIETFWSDHKAVWISV
- the LOC127876757 gene encoding uncharacterized protein LOC127876757 isoform X2; its protein translation is MRIISNKFLNHCEVSAQEAVYLLLQMPLVQASRDVIFINTSPPEQRVFILKPKEQLQGLPDDSTDVTCSGLPEKYANRPKVLETVSLAEFAAFFQEHVYRKTTTKEDDFESDQVDLTVENIEPGIKIPMPNGNYLVKRRIPKVIRYVHFSKEKDPELFYRELLMLHTAWRNEEDLKGNSGGSYEQEFLSKETEITDATKRFDQCGDDLYKAVMEVDEETVLEAIDGIAPTSRQAEEDTNAETCDAAEHSIIFPSKPEHKTYDTGIDMGIGSNVHLEAIINNRLSDEDYHDLAINLNKEQQSFFYHVIHTVKTKTTSFHVFLTGGAGVGKSHLLKCLCQALYRYYDTTCGENPDEIKVVVGAPTAKAAFGVRGHTLHSLFALPANQSLAEYHKLDHSTLNTLRCRYAKLQILIIDEISMVGVNMFNFINSRLQEIFATSQPFGGISLLVVGDLFQLRPVQDSWIFKTSDKGYGPIASNTWQDLVGLFELKTIMRQKDDATYAELLNRVREGKQIESDLTTLQSKVKEAKTSFNLSDVLHLFTTNDKVNEHNDFYLQALQTQGCMSLAVDYTIGDVTPSAKLAVLEVTMNLPPQKTQNLLQQLQIKMSAHYLLVVNIDTTDGLTNGATGVLKHFDSANGKPHTIWIHFTDPSIGGKARQQYKTLFKTHIDRSWTPIFTVDRQFQVGKYRNIKVVRRQFPLKPAAAMTIHKAQGMSIPEVAVSFQGRVQTHMVYVALSRVTSLSGLHLLDLDSKKITVDKLVVQEMERLRQHSLITTLPEDPSSASNKVICLNTRSLHKHITSVRSHSSLLAADILIMQETWALRSDSADYYKLEGFDMPMQCFTQETKDRRPHDGIFIYLKSHIEIHSLTNVHDKNGQAVHLNLSSPTESFEVLAVYRRPNTPLTGFFNLVNQLPLGEKTLISIGDFNVDQLKPSSDLVKLQKFMSLSGLKATPPSETTDYHSSLDHIYVSNLSARTGVIETFWSDHKAVWISV